Part of the Devosia sp. SL43 genome, ATGTCCCGCTTGTTCGACCCGTTGCAGGTTGGCGCTCTCAAGCTGCCGAACCGGATCATTATGGCGCCACTTACCCGCAAACGGGCTGGATATGATCGTGTGCCGAACGCCATGATGGCCGAATATTACAGTCAACGCGCCGGAGCTGGACTGATCCTGAGCGAGGCAACTTCGGTGTCTCCCCAAGGTGTTGGTTACCGGGGTACACCGGGCATCTGGAACGACCAGCAGGTTGAAGGATGGCGACAGGTCACCGCGCAGGTGCATGAAGCTAGCGGCCGCATGTTCCTTCAGCTCTGGCATGTGGGCCGTATCTCCGATCCCGAGCTGCTTGGTGGTCGACTTCCGGTGGCGCCAAGCGCTATTGCTGCTGCCGGACATGTATCCGGCCTCAGACCGAAGCGGCCGCACCCTGTGCCCCGTGCTCTGGAAGCCGAAGAAATACCCGGCATTGTTGATGATTTTCGTCGAGGTGCACAGCGGGCGAAGTCCGCCGGCTTCGACGGCGTCGAGCTGCATGCGGCCAATGGCTACCTGATTGACCAGTTCCTGCAGGACAAGACCAACAAGCGAGATGATCGCTATGGCGGTTCGGTCGAGAACCGTGCTCGTTTCCTGCTCGAGATTGTCGATGCGGTGATCGAAGTCTGGGGTGCCGATCGCGTTGGCGTTCACCTGCGTCCTCGCGGCGAGGAACATGATATGGGCGACACCAATCCGAGCGCCATCTTCGGCTATGTTGCAGACGAGCTGGCCAAGCGCGGAATCGCTTTCATCTTTGTTCGTGAGATCGAAGGTGAAGACAGCTTACTGGGTGAGATCAAGCGCCGGTTCGGCGGGGTGGTCATTGCCAACGAGCTGATGTCGAAAGAGGACGGCGAGCGGTTCATTCAGACTGGCGCGGCCGACGCCCTGGCCTTTGGTCGAGACTATATCGCGACACCTGACTTGGCTGAACGTCTCCAGCAAGACCTTCCTCTGAACATACCCAACAAGGACACGTTCTATGGCGAAGGACCGGAGGGCTATACCGACTATCCAAGAATGGTGCCCACGGCCTGACACCGGTGATGCCAGAAGCCACGTCAGCTTCCACCTGTCTGCTGACCAGAAGCGGACCGTCTGCAAGCCACCCCATTTCGGACATTATGTGGATCGTGTCGCGCGTAGCATTTCACCGGCAACTCAAGCGCTAAGATCTTACTCTTCGCCTAAAAGCTGGCGCATGCTCCGGAGTAACTCCGACAGCTCCCGGCGCCTTGAAATGGCCTCCGCGGAATAGCGACCATGTTTTAGCGCGTTCTTGTTGCCGATGGGCGCGCCTGTCGAGGCACCGCCGTGCATCCTACAGCGACCGTTGGTCATCGCCGGAGACTGGCACGATGCTCCCGACCTTGTCCTGGCGAGACAACGGGAGCTGGCCAACATTGCCAATTTGTTTTGCATGGGGTTGTTCCTCAATTTGGCTCGCGTCCCCACCCCCCGGTTGACCGGGTCCGGAGGCGACCATGCCCACCACGGCCTTGCCACCTGCGTGGACATGCACGTGCTCTACAGTGACCTTCTGCTGGCCCTTCCCCCGATGACGGTTCAGAGCCTCCAACAGTGCTGCGTGCGTCCGGGAAAGCTTGTTTGCCTGCGACAGGTTCTCCCGCCGGCCCTCGAACGACTGCTCACCAATCATTGCGCGCCGATAGCACTCCATTGCAGCGTTGTGGGCGGCGATCAACTGAGCGGCCATCATGCCCTCGAGTTCGTCCTTGGGCGCGATGCCTGCGAGCGCGGCGATCGTCGCGCTTAACTGCTTGTCCCGTTCCTCGCTCGTGGAGTTCTTAAGCCAGAGTGCCTGCATCACCTGGTTTGCGAGGATGTTGTTCCAGAGATCCGACTTGGAGCCTCCGATCCGTTTGAGGCGGCCCTGGGTGTCAGCGGGGTCATCTGCAACGAGAGTTTTCGGTTCTTTTCCTGTACCCTTGGGTTTGGTCACGAAGGCCTCCAGTCGGGTTCAAACGCAGCTTGTCGCTGCTGGCCGCTTGTGGCTTCCATCTCCGTCGCGCGATTCGGTCGGGCATCGAGCTGGTCCTGGACGGCATTGCGGAAACTGTTGATCTGCTGGTCTATGGCCGATTGGGAGAAGCCACACTTGACCATGCAAGCGGCAAGACGACTGACGACCATTCGCCAATATATCTCCCGTTCCTTGGGGCTGCCTTTGCTCGAGTAGAGCTCGGCGACGTGACGAGCTTTGCCGACGTTGCGGGCTTGGGGGAAAATGATCAGCTCAGCCACGCGCAACCTCCCTGCTGCTCCGCAGTGTCCGACGAAGGGAGTCGGTGACCTGGACAGTCGCTTCCGCGATGGGGGTGGGATCTAATTGAGAGTTCGAAGACAGAAGGGCTTGCTTGCTCGCCGTTTGGATTGCCAGCGGCGCAAGCCCTTCTCCTCGCAGATCGGGACCAGCACCCGCACTGGGTATGGCTGATAATCTAGATGTGTCGCATGCGTGCGACTGTGTCGTGGCCAAAACAGTACTTACAGTCGCAGCAAGGCGACTGTGATGGCTTAAATTGGCTGCCGCAGGAGTCTGGTGTCGCGTGGGTGCGACCGTGGTGTCGCGCTGGTGCGACTGTGTTTTGGAATTTGGCGACCACCGCAGGAACTCCTTTGTGGCGAGCAATTTCGATCCCGGCCGGTCGTCCTTCGCCTCAGTAAGGCGGTATTGTCGGGCAAGGTGAACTTTTCGATTGAAGCTACTGTCTTCAGTAACAACTATGAGCCCATGCTCGATGAGTTCCAGTAAGGCGCGGGCACCGGTGCTGTGATGTGTGCTCTGGCCTATGGCTTGGGCGGCTTCGCGTGAACTGATTGATATCAGTCCATTATTGTTGCCTCGATAGCGCCGCTTGACCTCGGTGTAGACGACCTTGGCGTTGGCGGACAGTGCGACATACGCCTGGCAGGCCAGCAGGTAATGTTCCAACTGGACCCAGTATTTCGCGGGGCTCGACTTTTCCTTGGCGCCGTAGGTCCTTCTCATCGTGCCAAGACCTCAACTATGGCCTTTGCTCGGGCCATCGCTTTGACGGCATTCCGGAAGTCGAGTCCGAACATCTCGCGAAGCGTCCTCGTCATCGGTTGAGGTGCCACGTGCCAGTTGTCAGCCAACCAGGTCGCAGCATTTGCGATCTGGTCTTCAATCGTCTCGCACCCAGCCTCGACCAGTTCGAGCTTTCTGCTAGAGCTATTCAGGCGCTCAACCATCTTGGCGAGCTCCCGCAACCAGGCTCGGGAGCCTGCGGCGATCTTTGGCCATCTGGATGACCTGGGTGATTTCAGAAGCAGGCCAGCGCGAAAGCGCGCCGATCTTAATCGGCTGAGGGACTGTGCCGTCGGCAACGCGCCGCCAGAAGGTGGGAAGGCTGACTTGAAGGATTCTTGCGCCTTCACGTGCAGTCAAAAGTGGGTCGGTGATTTCCATTACGTCGTCTCGCGGTCAGATGATGCGAGAAGACACTAGGTCCAGAACACAACGAGAACCGACGGTTACGAGCGACCTTTGAAAGTAACCGGCGGTTTCGTGTTGGCCGTCACGAAAACCCCCGCTTTCTTACTGCGGCCCTGTGCAGTAGTCAGTGAACCAGTCATCGAACCAGTTATCGCTCAGAAGCTGCCCTCCGCGTTGAAAGAGATTTTCGCCGGTGTCTCGATCGTGCTGAAGGGCAAGTTGCTTTGCGCGCCGCACGGCCATTCCGGGCAGCACCTTCGTGAACATTTTTGAGTTTTCATCAGCTAGTTCATTCAGGATACGGCGCCGTCGATCAGCGGCAGTGCTCTGCCCACCTCGCTTACCGTTCTCCCGGTTCCCTTCTGCAATTTGCTCGTAGCGAAGTGCAGGCTGTTCCCAGCGAAGGCGCAACCGATATTCAGAAAGAAGATAGCCGAAGCGGAGGTCGTCCTGATGGCAGTAGTAAAGCGACATCAAATTTGCCGCGTACCAGAGCCGGCTGAGCGGCGGGCACAAGAAAACTGCGGCAATCTCCAAAGCATACGAGGACCAGTTTTCACTGTACCCTTTCTTAGCTGCCTTGATTGTTCCCGGCGCAACTTCCTCGAGCTGGCGAGCCAAATCGTCGGATAGGTCGCCATAAGGCACGAGCCATTTGTGCTCGATCAGGACCTGCCATACCTCCCCATACCAGTCCATCTCATCAAAAACCTGCAATTGGCAGGCGCTGAACCCTTTGCCCCCGTCGTCTTCGACAACACCCTTTCCCTCAACAATCTTGAGCATATTGATGGCCGTGTCGAACGGATCGCCAGTTATCACGTGAGAGGCGATACCTGCTTTCGCCCAGTGTCCAACGACTTCAGGCTCCGGCGCGGCGGGAAACTCCAGATGATTATCACGAACATGCACGGGAAAAAGCACCGTTTCGCCGGGCTCCCCGTCGTCAGGCTCCTCCCAACCCGGCATATTCTTGAAGGAAGAGCAGAACATGGCGTTCCACTCCTTCTTCGGGATTTTGTAGAACCGCCGGCCAGCCAATGTAACTTGGGGCCACTTATCCCATTGCGAAACCGCCCGCGTTTTGGCGCCGCCAGAAGATCTTTTTTCAACTCCCAACTGTGCTGACCTCCTTCACAAGAGAAATGACGTTGCCCGCGTTTTGCCCGGTCACGAATCTCGCCCACCGCTCCATCAGGGTGCGCCGCTGCTCAATGAAGTCGGTACGGCGGTAAGCTCGCTCGACGCTGCCGCCTACCTTATGGCTGAGAACCATTTCGGCGACTTCGTGGGCAGCGTTCGTGGTCTCGGCTAACCAGTCGCGCAGGCTGGATCGAAACCCGTGGGGGCGAGCTTCGAGCCCGGCGCGTTCCATGTGCCGAGCCATGGTCGCATCGGAAATGACGCCCTTTCTAGCGCTGGGAAACAGGTAGCCATTTCGGGCAAGGCGTCGAGCTTGACTGACGACCGCCAGCGCCTCGGCCGAGAGCGGGATGCGGAAGTCGACGGTAGCACCTTTGCGCCCCTTCATGGCCTCGCCGGGAATAGTCCAGATGTCGCCGACGACCTGGTCCTCATGCAGGAAGCGGAGCGGCATCGACCGTGCTGCTGTGAGGATGGTCAGGCGCAAGGCCAAGTGAGTGATAGTGCACTCGTTCAAAGTTGCGTAAAACGCTGGAACGTCCTGCCAATGCATGGCGGGAATGTTCTGAGCGACATGACGTTGCGTTCCCAGCAGAGCCCTTGCCTTCTCGGTTGCTTGTAGGTCCACGTCGAGACCAAGGGCAGCGGCGTGGCGCAAGCAGATGGCTAGCCGGTTGAGAGACTTGCGTGCAGTGTCGGCCTTCGTGTGCCAGATCGGCGCCAGCGCGTCCCTGATCGCAATTTGCTCTATTTCCCCGACGGGGGTGTCGCCGAGCTTTGGGAGGACATGGAGCTCCAATGGGCTGAACCAGCGGCCGGCTATGCCTTCGTCTTTCAGATCAGCCTTACGTGACTCAAAGGCATCTGTAGCGATGTCCTTGAGCTTATGAAGGTTGCGGGCGGCTTCCCGCTTCTGCCGCTGGCGATCATGGATCGGGTCGATGCCCTCACGCACCTTGACGCGCCACTTGGTTGCCGCTTCGCGCGCCTCACGGAGCGGAACATCCACGGAGCCCAAACCCATTTCCCGGCGGCGTCCATGCAAGGTATAGCGGAAGAACCATTGGCCGGCACCGTTTGGACCTGCTTCGCGCTTATGAAGCCAGAGGCCACCTCCGTCTGCATATTTGCCAGCCAAGGCATTTCGAATTTGAAGCGATGTTAGTCTGTTCAGTCCACGACCCATGTTTTGCTGTCCACCTGTGTGTCCACCTTTGGCGGTGCAACTGCATGCTGATCTTTGATACAACATGACACGGAACACAACAAGAACGAAATAGATCTCGTGCGGGTTTGCCGGCGAGCCGACACCGGGTGATAGCTGTTGATGTTCGTTTCTTGTGCCGGCGGGGGGCACCAATTATCCGTACAGTTCCGCGCCTTCACGCAGCCCGCAACGTTCCGGCTGTTGCCGCCTGCTTGGCGTGATTTGCTCCATGTGGACGTCCGGACTTGAGACAGTCGGCGCCAGATTGGCAGCCGTACGAGCACCCTTTCACCGGACCACCTCCCGACGCTGGCCGGGTATGCATCACGACATGGCCGTTAACTGTGTTCCTTACCCCGACGTTAATTTTTTGAGTCGCATTTTGCGCTGAAATTCGACCCCAAAGACTTTGCCGATGAGGTTACATTATGAAGCGCCAGGCTTTTTCACTCACCGCTTTCCTGCTGCTGACTGCCACCGCCAGCGCCGCCGATCTTGGCTGGAACGCTGGCGCCGACCCGATCTATTCGCCCACCTCGGCTTCCAGTTGGTCCGGCTTTTATGCTGGCGTCAGCGGCGGCTATGGCTGGGGTACGCTGACCCGCGAACCGGCCGGCGGCGGTGCCGAGACACAGAACAACACGAGCGGCTGGAACCTGGGTGGCCAGGCTGGCTACAACCTCGATCTGGGCGGCTTCGTGGTCGGCGCCGAGGCCGACCTGCAATGGTCCAACCTTGGCTATAGCGAAGACATTCCGGGCGTCGGCAGCTTCAAGACCGGCATCGACTTTTTCGGCACGGTCCGGGGCCGCGCTGGCATGAGCTTCGGCTCAGTCATGCCCTATATCACGGGCGGTTTCGCCGCGGGTCGCGGCACCGCCAGCCTCACCGATCCGGGCAATGTGGTCACCAGCCAATCGGCCACCCATATGGGCTGGACGGTCGGCGGCGGTCTCGAGGCCAAGGCCACCGAGAACATCACCTTCAAGGCTGAATACCTCTATGTCGACCTCGGCACCCAGCCCTACAACGGCCTGCCAGCCGCCGTGGGCAACCTCGACGTCACCCAGCGCTTCAGCGTCATCCGCGGCGGCGTGAACTACAAGTTCTAGATCGTCCCAACGGCCGCGAAAAATCTGGGCTTCGAATCGCCGCCGATAGGCGAGACCAAGACGCTCGATCTCGTGTGCGCGCCTAGACCCCGGGCCCTATTGCGCATTTCCGCTGGTAACCAGAGCCTCGCGCAGCGGCAGGTTGCTGGTGTTGCGGAGGTCGAGGTCCGCCTCGATGTGATCGATATGGGTCAACAACAGCCTGCCAGCGCCTTCGCCGTCGTGCTGTTCCAGGGCCGCCAGGATGCTGGCATGGTCACCATGGCCGCAACTTGACGCGCCGGAGCGGCCATAGAGCGCGATCACCAGGGATGAGCGGGCGACCAGCTCTTCCATGAAGCGCAACAGAATGGTGTTTCCCGCAACCCTTGCAAGCAGCAGGTGGAAATCGCCCGAGGCATGAATTTCGGCGCGCCGCGCGGTGGGGCCGCGCTGGCTCAGCAATTCGCTTTCGTGGTGCAGCCGTTCGCGAAAGGCCGCCACTTCGATGGTGGTTATGCGTTCGGCGGCGGCGATGGCCAGTCCCGGTTCGATCAGTCGTCGAGATGCAAACACCTGGCGGGCTTCGTCGGGCGTCGGATTGGCCACGAACGCGCCGCGGTTGCGTTCGGCCTTGACCAGCCCTTCGAAGGCGAGCGCCTGCAGGGCGGCGCGAACGACCGTTCGGCTGACGTCGAAGAGTGTTCCGACTTCGGCTTCGTTGAGTTTGGTGCCCGGCGCCAGCCGACGATCGACAATTGCGTCGCGCAGATGATCGCGGATCCTCATGGCACGATCCTCGGCTACGAGGGGTCCGGCGAAGGTCTGGTTGGGAAGCGTCATGTCATCAGTCATAGGGACAATCGTGTCGCTGCGAAAGCGTCAAGTCGCATACAGTCACCACGAAGATTGCATACAATTTCGGCGCACGATGCGAACATGTGCCCATTAATCAGGCAGCGTCTTGGATTGCTCATAAAGCGGACAATGCCAGATTGACCGAGATTTCACGCTATAACAACAAGTTAATGACCTAGCCTCGAGCTGGCACGGCAGATGCATAGTCATGTCCCGACAATCGGGGATGCTGGATGTCCAAAGCTGCCGAGATCGACATCGCTTCCGTTTCCAAAATCTATGGGAAAACGACGGCCGTCGATGCCATCAGCCTCAAGATTCCAGCGGGGAGCTACTGCTGCCTGCTCGGGCCATCGGGTTGTGGCAAGACCTCCACCTTGCGCATGATCGCCGGGCACGAAAGCGTCTCGATCGGCGATATCGTCCTGGGTGGCGAGGTGGTGACCAACCTGCCACCGGCCAAGCGCGGCACGGCCATGATGTTCCAGTCCTACGCGCTGTTTCCGCACCTCGACCTCGTCGACAACGTCGCCTTCAGCCTCAAGATGAGCGGCGTTGACAAGGACACGCGACGAGCGCGCGCGCTCGACATGCTCAAGCTGATGCAGATGGAGGCTTACGCTACCCGCAAGCCGGCGCAACTATCGGGCGGCCAGCAACAGCGCGTGGCGCTGGCCCGCGCCTTGATCACCGATCCGGAAGCGCTGCTGTTGGACGAGCCGCTCTCGGCGCTCGATCCATTTCTCAAGATCCGCATGCGGGCCGAACTGAAGAAGCTGCAGAAGCAGTTGGGCATTACCTTCGTGCATGTGACCCATAGCCAGGAAGAGGCCATGGCCCTGGCCGACATCATCGTGGTGATGAGCGACGGTCGCATTGAGCAGGCTGCCAGCCCGCGCGATGTGTTCGAGCGCCCGGCAACGGCCTTCGTGGCGCGGTTCATGGGCGACCACAACGTCATCGCTGGCAAGGTCGTGGGTTCCTCCAACGGCCTCGTCACCTTCGAGGTCGTGGGCGGCGGCACCTTTTCTGCCTCCGGCGAGCCGCGGCCTGCCGGCAGTGGAGTCGACGCCGCCATCCGCACCGATCACGTCAAGATCGGCGAAAGC contains:
- a CDS encoding alkene reductase, giving the protein MSRLFDPLQVGALKLPNRIIMAPLTRKRAGYDRVPNAMMAEYYSQRAGAGLILSEATSVSPQGVGYRGTPGIWNDQQVEGWRQVTAQVHEASGRMFLQLWHVGRISDPELLGGRLPVAPSAIAAAGHVSGLRPKRPHPVPRALEAEEIPGIVDDFRRGAQRAKSAGFDGVELHAANGYLIDQFLQDKTNKRDDRYGGSVENRARFLLEIVDAVIEVWGADRVGVHLRPRGEEHDMGDTNPSAIFGYVADELAKRGIAFIFVREIEGEDSLLGEIKRRFGGVVIANELMSKEDGERFIQTGAADALAFGRDYIATPDLAERLQQDLPLNIPNKDTFYGEGPEGYTDYPRMVPTA
- a CDS encoding HGGxSTG domain-containing protein, which translates into the protein MQNKLAMLASSRCLARTRSGASCQSPAMTNGRCRMHGGASTGAPIGNKNALKHGRYSAEAISRRRELSELLRSMRQLLGEE
- a CDS encoding DUF6074 family protein, yielding MAELIIFPQARNVGKARHVAELYSSKGSPKEREIYWRMVVSRLAACMVKCGFSQSAIDQQINSFRNAVQDQLDARPNRATEMEATSGQQRQAAFEPDWRPS
- a CDS encoding helix-turn-helix transcriptional regulator produces the protein MEITDPLLTAREGARILQVSLPTFWRRVADGTVPQPIKIGALSRWPASEITQVIQMAKDRRRLPSLVAGARQDG
- a CDS encoding tyrosine-type recombinase/integrase, coding for MGRGLNRLTSLQIRNALAGKYADGGGLWLHKREAGPNGAGQWFFRYTLHGRRREMGLGSVDVPLREAREAATKWRVKVREGIDPIHDRQRQKREAARNLHKLKDIATDAFESRKADLKDEGIAGRWFSPLELHVLPKLGDTPVGEIEQIAIRDALAPIWHTKADTARKSLNRLAICLRHAAALGLDVDLQATEKARALLGTQRHVAQNIPAMHWQDVPAFYATLNECTITHLALRLTILTAARSMPLRFLHEDQVVGDIWTIPGEAMKGRKGATVDFRIPLSAEALAVVSQARRLARNGYLFPSARKGVISDATMARHMERAGLEARPHGFRSSLRDWLAETTNAAHEVAEMVLSHKVGGSVERAYRRTDFIEQRRTLMERWARFVTGQNAGNVISLVKEVSTVGS
- a CDS encoding outer membrane protein, with translation MKRQAFSLTAFLLLTATASAADLGWNAGADPIYSPTSASSWSGFYAGVSGGYGWGTLTREPAGGGAETQNNTSGWNLGGQAGYNLDLGGFVVGAEADLQWSNLGYSEDIPGVGSFKTGIDFFGTVRGRAGMSFGSVMPYITGGFAAGRGTASLTDPGNVVTSQSATHMGWTVGGGLEAKATENITFKAEYLYVDLGTQPYNGLPAAVGNLDVTQRFSVIRGGVNYKF
- a CDS encoding GntR family transcriptional regulator; protein product: MTLPNQTFAGPLVAEDRAMRIRDHLRDAIVDRRLAPGTKLNEAEVGTLFDVSRTVVRAALQALAFEGLVKAERNRGAFVANPTPDEARQVFASRRLIEPGLAIAAAERITTIEVAAFRERLHHESELLSQRGPTARRAEIHASGDFHLLLARVAGNTILLRFMEELVARSSLVIALYGRSGASSCGHGDHASILAALEQHDGEGAGRLLLTHIDHIEADLDLRNTSNLPLREALVTSGNAQ
- a CDS encoding ABC transporter ATP-binding protein, with protein sequence MSKAAEIDIASVSKIYGKTTAVDAISLKIPAGSYCCLLGPSGCGKTSTLRMIAGHESVSIGDIVLGGEVVTNLPPAKRGTAMMFQSYALFPHLDLVDNVAFSLKMSGVDKDTRRARALDMLKLMQMEAYATRKPAQLSGGQQQRVALARALITDPEALLLDEPLSALDPFLKIRMRAELKKLQKQLGITFVHVTHSQEEAMALADIIVVMSDGRIEQAASPRDVFERPATAFVARFMGDHNVIAGKVVGSSNGLVTFEVVGGGTFSASGEPRPAGSGVDAAIRTDHVKIGESPVKGLGFTGIVSNLEYRGGTIKLTIDGAGISEFTAIITDTAFYATPVAVGDAVPLHWDAQDAIILGTLNS